A genomic stretch from Silurus meridionalis isolate SWU-2019-XX chromosome 1, ASM1480568v1, whole genome shotgun sequence includes:
- the sept9b gene encoding septin 9b isoform X3, with the protein MADKEVDKGAELGYVGIDAILEQMRRKAMKQGFELNIMVVGQSGLGKSTLINTLFKSKVSRRSVMSSDEGRIPQTIEIKSISHDIEEKGVRMKLTVIDTPGFGDQINNEDCWMPIMKFINEQYEVFLQEEINISRKKKIPDTRVHCCIYFIPPTGHCLRPIDIEFMRHLSKVVNIVPVIAKADTLTLEERDCFKKKIRDDLRANEIDVYPQTEFDEDAEDRLINEKIRDMIPFAVVGSDQEYQVNGKRLLGRKTRWGTVEVENVAHCEFAYLRDLLIRTHMQNLKDITSSIHYEVYRVRRLNESNTHTTHSNGDADGALSHEL; encoded by the exons ATGGCAGACAAAGAAGTGGACAagggggcggagcttggctATGTGGGCATTGACGCCATTTTGGAGCAGATGAGGAGGAAAGCGATGAAGCAGGGCTTCGAGCTCAACATCATGGTTGTGG gtcagAGTGGTCTCGGCAAATCCACGCTCATTAACACTCTGTTCAAGTCCAAAGTGAGTCGCAGGTCTGTAATGTCGAGTGACGAGGGGAGAATTCCTCAAACCATCGAGATCAAATCCATCAGCCatg acattGAAGAGAAAGGTGTGAGGATGAAGCTGACTGTGATCGACACACCAGGATTCGGAGATCAAATCAACAACGAGGACTG CTGGATGCCGATCATGAAGTTCATTAACGAGCAGTACGAGGTGTTTCTGCAGGAGGAGATCAATATCAgtaggaaaaagaaaattccaGACACACGTGTGCACTGCTGCATTTACTTCATCCCACCGACAGGACactg tttgcGGCCAATCGACATCGAGTTCATGAGGCATCTGAGTAAAGTGGTGAACATTGTTCCGGTGATCGCCAAAGCTGACACGCTAACGCTGGAGGAGAGAGACTGCTTTAAAAAGAAG atcaGGGACGATCTAAGAGCCAATGAGATTGACGTTTACCCTCAGACGGAGTTTGATGAGGATGCAGAGGACAGACTAATCAACGAAAAGATCAGG gacatgATACCCTTTGCGGTGGTAGGTAGCGATCAGGAGTACCAGGTGAATGGAAAGAGACTGCTGGGAAGGAAAACAAGATGGGGCACAGTAGAAG tggAGAATGTAGCACACTGTGAGTTTGCATATCTGAGGGATTTGCTCATCAG GACACACATGCAGAATCTGAAGGACATCACCAGCAGTATTCACTATGAGGTGTATCGCGTCCGCCGTCTCAAtgagagcaacacacacaccacacactccaacGGGGACGCAGACGGAGCGCTCTCACACGAGCTGTAG